In one window of Kiritimatiellia bacterium DNA:
- a CDS encoding NifB/NifX family molybdenum-iron cluster-binding protein has product MKIAIPVAGGKLCAHFGHCEQFALVEADENNRKITGTTLLNPPPHEPGVLPRWLHEQGANVILAGGMGARAQQLFAQNGIRVVVGAPAGAPEELAASFLAGSLQGGDNSCDH; this is encoded by the coding sequence ATGAAGATAGCCATACCGGTTGCCGGCGGAAAACTCTGCGCCCACTTCGGCCACTGCGAACAGTTCGCCCTGGTCGAGGCGGACGAAAATAATCGGAAGATCACGGGGACGACGTTGTTGAATCCCCCACCCCACGAGCCCGGCGTCCTGCCCCGCTGGCTGCACGAGCAGGGGGCGAACGTCATCCTCGCCGGCGGGATGGGCGCACGGGCACAGCAGCTCTTCGCGCAGAACGGCATCCGGGTGGTCGTCGGCGCGCCGGCCGGCGCGCCGGAGGAACTGGCCGCCTCTTTCCTTGCCGGAAGCCTGCAGGGCGGCGACAATAGTTGCGACCATTGA
- a CDS encoding ATP-binding protein has translation MKELVVISGKGGTGKTSVTAAFATLAGQSVLVDCDVDAADMHLLLQPQVQRREEFRGGHEAVIRAADCTGCGLCAANCRFDAIRPARDGASYLVEPAACEGCGVCVRICPAQAIDFPERVGGEWYVSDTRCGPMVHARLTPGAENSGKLVALVREEGRRLAKERKLDLVLLDGPPGIGCPVIASITGASRVLIVTEPTLSGRHDLARVLDLARHFKVPAMVCVNKWDINPAQTKEIERRAVEQGARIAGRIRYDRAATQALLAGHSIAEGPPCEAGADLRALWNTVIDKVQKES, from the coding sequence CGCTGGCGGGGCAATCCGTGCTGGTGGATTGCGACGTGGACGCGGCGGATATGCACCTGCTGCTCCAGCCGCAGGTCCAAAGGCGCGAGGAATTCCGGGGCGGACACGAGGCGGTGATCCGGGCCGCGGACTGCACGGGTTGCGGGCTCTGCGCGGCGAACTGCCGGTTCGACGCCATCCGGCCGGCCCGGGACGGGGCGTCCTATCTCGTCGAACCGGCCGCGTGCGAGGGGTGCGGGGTCTGTGTCCGGATCTGCCCGGCGCAGGCGATTGATTTTCCGGAGCGCGTCGGCGGCGAGTGGTACGTGTCCGACACGCGGTGCGGGCCGATGGTTCACGCCCGGCTGACGCCGGGCGCGGAGAACTCCGGCAAGCTGGTCGCCCTGGTCCGTGAAGAAGGCCGCCGGCTGGCGAAGGAGCGGAAGCTCGACCTCGTACTGCTCGACGGCCCGCCGGGGATCGGCTGCCCCGTGATCGCCTCGATCACGGGTGCCTCGAGGGTGCTGATCGTGACCGAGCCGACCCTCTCGGGCCGGCACGACCTGGCGCGGGTGCTCGACCTCGCGCGCCACTTCAAGGTTCCCGCGATGGTGTGCGTGAACAAGTGGGACATCAACCCGGCGCAGACGAAAGAGATCGAGCGGAGGGCCGTCGAGCAGGGTGCGCGGATCGCCGGCCGCATCCGCTACGACCGCGCGGCGACGCAGGCGCTGCTGGCGGGTCATTCCATCGCGGAAGGCCCGCCTTGCGAGGCCGGCGCCGACCTGCGGGCCCTTTGGAACACCGTGATCGACAAGGTACAGAAGGAATCCTGA